The Algoriphagus sanaruensis genome window below encodes:
- a CDS encoding helix-turn-helix transcriptional regulator has product MTNRIKAFRLRQEWTQEDLAKKVNVRRETIVFLEKNKYNPSLRLAYDLAQAFGVAIEELFSFEDEK; this is encoded by the coding sequence ATGACTAATCGAATCAAGGCGTTTCGGCTTCGGCAAGAGTGGACCCAAGAGGATTTGGCCAAAAAAGTCAATGTCCGCAGGGAAACAATCGTCTTTTTGGAAAAGAACAAATACAATCCTTCCCTTCGATTGGCTTATGATTTGGCTCAGGCGTTTGGGGTTGCGATTGAGGAATTATTCAGTTTTGAAGATGAAAAATAG
- a CDS encoding bifunctional metallophosphatase/5'-nucleotidase, giving the protein MAQLGALGTGTGLLSLAPSESTAKPKNVNPNSFTLTILQTTDVHCQIHPHDELFWEDGKAVYRKTGGYAELKTFVEKERAKSEHSFLIDTGDMFQGSELSVKTTGEAMVPLLNEIGYDLYLPGNWEVIYYKKAMQHLLGSLTAPKVCANMYHDLGEGKKGELIFPPYHIWTVNGVKIGFLGYTDHLVPIRQSPNYSRGIIYTKPEENLAHYVDVLRNQEKCAFVAVIAHLGLSQQIHLANIPECEGVDYILGGDTHERVRKPIQAKYAKVVEPGAFGSFVGKLELKIENGKVIEDRYELLEVDAVKNAPDPKVTELIQKNELPFQEDIYQIAGYSTVPLYRYFVIENPIDTMILNAISWQVPDVDIVLSNGFRFCPPRTTPDKTGNIPITHGFIFDMLPVDSTIRTGKVNGQQIKNWLEKELNNVFAEDASKRFGGWVIKFKGMEVEFLAFGKEGNRVQKALVHGKPLEMDRVYTICACERDGDPDDMLCRFRGVQDTENTAYTLHQAMKNYLAENSPVTPIPPKSAVALDAPATLLTQVYGVDYQFR; this is encoded by the coding sequence ATGGCCCAGCTGGGTGCACTCGGTACAGGCACAGGACTTTTAAGCCTAGCCCCGTCTGAAAGTACCGCAAAGCCAAAGAATGTAAACCCAAATTCTTTTACGCTTACTATCCTCCAAACCACTGATGTCCACTGTCAAATCCATCCCCATGACGAACTCTTTTGGGAGGATGGAAAGGCAGTTTATCGAAAGACTGGAGGCTATGCAGAACTCAAAACCTTTGTTGAGAAAGAAAGAGCCAAGTCTGAGCATTCATTTTTGATCGATACCGGCGACATGTTTCAGGGATCTGAACTTTCGGTAAAAACGACAGGCGAAGCCATGGTCCCATTGCTCAATGAGATTGGATATGACCTTTACTTACCCGGAAACTGGGAAGTGATTTACTACAAAAAGGCCATGCAACATCTCCTGGGATCCTTGACAGCCCCGAAGGTATGTGCAAACATGTACCATGATTTGGGTGAAGGAAAAAAGGGCGAGCTTATCTTCCCACCTTACCATATCTGGACGGTAAACGGAGTGAAAATCGGCTTCTTGGGTTATACAGATCACCTTGTCCCAATCAGACAGTCCCCCAATTACAGCCGAGGAATCATTTACACTAAGCCAGAAGAAAATCTAGCCCATTATGTAGATGTACTTCGAAATCAGGAAAAATGTGCTTTTGTCGCTGTGATTGCCCATTTGGGACTTTCTCAACAAATCCATCTAGCTAATATTCCAGAATGTGAAGGCGTCGATTACATCTTGGGTGGAGACACCCATGAGCGTGTGAGAAAACCGATCCAAGCTAAATATGCCAAAGTGGTAGAACCTGGGGCATTTGGTTCTTTTGTTGGTAAACTGGAATTGAAAATCGAAAATGGAAAGGTGATCGAGGATCGGTATGAACTCTTGGAAGTGGATGCAGTAAAAAATGCTCCAGACCCGAAAGTCACCGAACTTATCCAAAAAAATGAGCTTCCTTTCCAAGAGGACATCTACCAAATCGCTGGCTATAGCACGGTTCCACTTTATCGTTACTTCGTGATCGAAAACCCTATCGACACGATGATCCTCAACGCGATCAGTTGGCAGGTACCCGATGTTGACATTGTCTTGTCCAACGGATTTCGGTTTTGCCCTCCACGGACCACTCCCGACAAAACGGGGAATATTCCGATTACTCACGGATTCATATTTGATATGCTCCCAGTAGATAGCACGATTCGAACGGGAAAGGTCAACGGCCAACAGATTAAAAATTGGCTGGAAAAAGAATTAAACAATGTATTTGCAGAGGATGCTTCCAAGCGGTTTGGCGGCTGGGTCATCAAATTCAAAGGAATGGAAGTTGAGTTCCTTGCTTTTGGAAAAGAAGGAAACCGAGTTCAAAAGGCCTTAGTCCACGGAAAACCACTGGAAATGGATCGTGTTTATACCATCTGTGCCTGCGAGCGGGATGGAGATCCAGATGACATGCTTTGCCGATTCCGAGGAGTGCAAGACACCGAAAACACGGCTTATACCTTACATCAAGCGATGAAAAATTACCTGGCGGAAAACTCCCCAGTCACCCCAATACCGCCTAAGTCAGCTGTGGCACTTGATGCGCCAGCTACCCTGCTCACCCAAGTCTATGGCGTAGATTATCAGTTTAGATAA
- a CDS encoding c-type cytochrome translates to MKKLFKVFGYVMGAIILLLACTLAFLQLGFPKVDPAEEISIDYTPDRIERGAYLANHVAVCMDCHSKRDFSQFSGPPTPGTLGAGGDRFDHKIGLPGVFYAKNITPFGIGDYTDGELFRLITTGVTNEGSPMFPLMPYSYYGKMDREDIYDIIAYVRSLPSIENDIPDSEADFPVNLILRTMPKNPELVQKPSRDDQVAYGAYMVNASGCAECHTQITPQGVINPELAFGGGRSFPFPDGSVVTSSNITPDVETGIGSWSEEDFVKRFKFYSDSGYVNPKVMPGEFNSIMPWTMYAGMKEEDLKAIYAYLTSLKPMKNEIVKFTSSSE, encoded by the coding sequence ATGAAGAAATTATTTAAAGTATTTGGCTACGTCATGGGGGCCATTATTCTTTTACTAGCTTGTACCTTGGCATTTTTGCAATTAGGTTTTCCAAAAGTGGATCCAGCTGAAGAAATCTCCATCGACTACACCCCAGATCGAATCGAGCGAGGAGCTTATTTGGCCAACCATGTGGCCGTATGCATGGATTGCCATTCGAAACGTGATTTCTCCCAATTTTCCGGACCTCCTACTCCTGGAACCCTTGGAGCTGGTGGAGATCGATTCGACCACAAAATCGGCCTTCCTGGAGTTTTCTACGCCAAAAACATCACCCCATTCGGGATTGGAGACTACACTGACGGAGAGCTTTTCCGATTAATTACCACTGGGGTCACCAATGAAGGAAGTCCCATGTTTCCCTTAATGCCTTATTCGTATTATGGAAAAATGGACCGAGAGGACATTTATGATATCATCGCTTATGTACGATCCTTACCTTCGATCGAAAACGACATTCCGGATTCAGAAGCTGATTTTCCAGTGAATCTAATCCTGAGAACGATGCCCAAGAATCCTGAATTAGTCCAAAAACCCTCACGGGATGACCAAGTAGCCTATGGTGCTTATATGGTAAATGCCTCAGGATGCGCAGAATGTCATACTCAAATCACTCCTCAAGGTGTCATTAATCCTGAGTTGGCATTTGGAGGAGGAAGGTCATTCCCATTTCCTGACGGATCTGTGGTTACCAGTTCAAATATTACTCCTGATGTAGAAACCGGCATCGGAAGCTGGTCGGAAGAAGACTTCGTCAAAAGATTCAAATTCTATTCGGATTCGGGGTATGTGAATCCGAAAGTCATGCCTGGAGAATTCAATTCAATCATGCCTTGGACTATGTATGCAGGAATGAAGGAAGAAGATTTAAAAGCAATCTATGCCTATTTGACTTCTCTTAAGCCTATGAAAAACGAAATCGTCAAGTTTACCTCCTCTTCAGAATAG
- a CDS encoding amidohydrolase, which translates to MRKHLLSILFLLTVGLTQAQDQKVLKALDAKAEFYGQIAHQIWSKPELGYLETESSALLQKTLQDAGFKVAAGVADIPTAFVAEYGSGKPVIGIMAEFDALPGVSQDAVPFRKAIVEGGAGHACGHHLFGTASVAAGIAVKDWMAANKIKGTIRVYGTPAEEGGGGKVYIARAGLINDVDAMLHWHAGSQNAAGATSSLANISTKFRFYGEASHAAAAPERGKSALDAVEAMNFMVNLMREHVPMETRMHYVITRGGEAPNVVPAFAESYHYVRHPNAQVVKDIFDRLVKAAEGAALGTQTRMEYEVINGVYNLMPNETLARIMHKNLTLIGGVNYTEEERKFAEEIIKTFPKGVLASPDDASKIVPFKVEETGGGGSTDVGDISWLVPTAGLNTATWVPGTSAHTWQAVAAGGTSIGQKGMMVAAKTLTLTAMDIFNNPAVTTEALGELNKRRGPDFTYEALVGDRSAPLDYRK; encoded by the coding sequence ATGAGAAAACATTTACTATCCATCCTATTTCTACTGACAGTAGGGCTCACCCAAGCTCAAGATCAGAAGGTGCTCAAAGCCTTAGATGCTAAGGCGGAGTTTTATGGTCAAATAGCCCATCAAATCTGGTCCAAGCCCGAACTTGGATATTTGGAAACAGAAAGCTCAGCTTTGCTCCAAAAGACACTTCAGGATGCAGGATTTAAGGTGGCGGCTGGGGTAGCGGATATTCCTACTGCATTTGTTGCCGAATACGGTTCTGGCAAACCTGTCATAGGGATTATGGCAGAATTTGATGCCTTGCCAGGGGTTTCTCAGGATGCTGTACCTTTTCGTAAGGCAATCGTGGAAGGTGGAGCTGGTCATGCCTGTGGACACCATTTATTTGGTACCGCTTCAGTTGCCGCAGGGATTGCTGTAAAAGACTGGATGGCTGCCAATAAAATAAAAGGTACCATTCGGGTGTATGGCACCCCAGCAGAAGAAGGTGGAGGAGGTAAAGTTTATATCGCCCGTGCTGGATTGATCAATGACGTGGATGCGATGTTGCATTGGCATGCGGGCTCACAAAACGCTGCTGGAGCCACTTCTTCCTTAGCCAATATTTCTACCAAATTCCGTTTTTATGGAGAGGCCTCTCATGCCGCTGCGGCACCTGAGCGTGGAAAATCCGCTCTTGATGCCGTAGAAGCGATGAATTTCATGGTCAACTTGATGCGTGAGCACGTGCCGATGGAGACGAGAATGCATTATGTCATCACACGCGGTGGTGAGGCGCCAAACGTAGTCCCTGCTTTTGCGGAATCCTACCATTATGTAAGACATCCCAATGCTCAGGTCGTGAAAGATATCTTTGATCGTTTGGTCAAAGCCGCGGAGGGAGCTGCCTTGGGGACTCAGACTCGCATGGAGTATGAAGTGATCAACGGGGTGTATAACCTCATGCCTAACGAGACTCTTGCCCGAATCATGCACAAAAACCTAACCTTGATTGGAGGGGTAAACTATACCGAAGAGGAGCGAAAATTTGCTGAAGAAATCATCAAGACCTTTCCAAAAGGAGTCTTGGCTTCACCAGATGATGCTTCCAAAATTGTTCCGTTCAAAGTTGAAGAAACCGGAGGTGGAGGATCTACCGACGTAGGCGATATCAGTTGGTTGGTTCCTACTGCTGGTCTGAATACAGCAACCTGGGTACCGGGTACTTCTGCTCATACTTGGCAGGCAGTGGCTGCCGGTGGAACCAGCATTGGACAAAAAGGAATGATGGTAGCAGCAAAGACGCTTACACTGACGGCGATGGATATTTTCAATAATCCTGCTGTGACTACTGAAGCATTGGGCGAATTGAATAAGCGAAGAGGTCCTGATTTTACTTATGAGGCTTTGGTCGGAGATCGAAGTGCTCCTTTGGATTATAGAAAATAA
- a CDS encoding gluconate 2-dehydrogenase subunit 3 family protein produces the protein MERRKSLKIIGGSVAGIAGLVFADWKWQIVDRLTHAGFFSFEEEQLISAIAATFIPDGLPPILPSEDAKPIGALSTGTDQFLIKLFEHCFEKEDQELIKSQLKILGKKGFMDLSSEEKESALLALRDSESEDDKKFFDLMRSNTIMGFTTVKEVMVEYLGYQVAPGYYKGCVDVPAEKL, from the coding sequence ATGGAAAGACGTAAATCACTCAAAATCATCGGTGGATCGGTGGCAGGAATTGCCGGTTTAGTCTTTGCAGACTGGAAGTGGCAAATTGTCGATCGATTGACCCATGCTGGCTTTTTCTCTTTTGAGGAAGAGCAACTCATATCAGCCATTGCTGCTACTTTCATTCCAGACGGTCTTCCGCCGATTTTGCCCTCCGAAGACGCTAAACCTATTGGCGCTTTGAGCACAGGAACCGATCAGTTTTTGATTAAGCTTTTTGAACATTGCTTTGAAAAAGAAGATCAAGAACTCATCAAGTCACAGTTGAAGATTTTGGGTAAAAAGGGCTTTATGGATCTTTCTTCAGAAGAAAAAGAAAGCGCTCTGCTGGCATTGAGGGACTCCGAATCGGAGGATGATAAGAAATTTTTCGACCTCATGCGCTCCAATACCATTATGGGCTTTACCACGGTTAAAGAAGTGATGGTGGAATATTTGGGCTACCAAGTGGCGCCAGGCTATTACAAAGGATGTGTGGATGTACCTGCTGAAAAACTCTAA
- a CDS encoding GMC oxidoreductase translates to MLQDSKDKRTYDAIVIGSGASGGWAAKELTEKGLKTLVLERGRMVRHIEDYPTASKAPWEFEFRGVVPIDKRSGVGAANWKREETMHWALAEDEQPYIEEKPFRWFRGYHVGGKSLLWARGTQRWSDFDWEGPARDGYAVDWPIRYKDMEPWYTYVETFVGFAGSRDGLDVLPDQVVQPGFELSCVEQYYKEKLKELYGSERHLVQGRCAHLTDPQQIHKDQGRNKCMNQNMCNRGCVYGGYFSANASTLPWAEKTGNLTIRPDSVVESILYDEQKGKAIGVRVIDRHTNEAIEFYAKIIFLNASTINSNAILLNSKSSRFPNGLGNDNGLMGKFITCHNYRGSGYATFEGFADKFNDGRNPGHAYVPRFRNVYRQETDFLRGYAIGMSASRQLDGNGELIGNALRDKLLNPKYGLWGMAAWMQGEMVPDESNHMRLSPGEKDKYGIPKIIMSVEWKDNDDKMTRDFVEQQSEMYERMGFKNINVVDRGSPPGSDIHEMGGVRMGNDPKTSLLNKYNQLHTCPNVFVTDGACMTSASTQNPTLTFMTLTARAANYAVEELNKLNL, encoded by the coding sequence ATGTTACAAGATTCAAAAGATAAAAGAACCTACGATGCGATCGTGATTGGCTCAGGTGCATCTGGAGGTTGGGCAGCAAAAGAATTGACCGAAAAAGGACTTAAAACCCTTGTTTTGGAGCGTGGGAGAATGGTCCGTCATATCGAAGATTACCCTACCGCATCCAAGGCTCCTTGGGAATTTGAGTTTCGTGGCGTTGTGCCCATTGACAAGCGATCCGGGGTGGGAGCAGCAAATTGGAAACGGGAGGAAACTATGCATTGGGCCTTGGCAGAAGATGAGCAGCCTTACATCGAAGAAAAACCCTTCCGGTGGTTTAGAGGCTATCATGTAGGGGGTAAATCCTTGCTTTGGGCAAGGGGAACTCAGCGTTGGTCTGATTTTGATTGGGAAGGTCCAGCTAGAGATGGATATGCGGTGGATTGGCCGATCCGATACAAGGATATGGAGCCTTGGTACACCTACGTGGAAACTTTTGTGGGATTTGCAGGAAGTAGGGATGGATTGGATGTGTTGCCTGACCAGGTTGTTCAGCCAGGGTTTGAACTGAGCTGCGTGGAGCAGTATTACAAGGAAAAATTAAAAGAGCTATACGGTTCGGAGCGTCATCTGGTCCAAGGACGCTGTGCCCACTTGACCGATCCTCAGCAAATTCATAAAGACCAAGGACGGAATAAGTGCATGAACCAAAACATGTGCAACCGTGGCTGTGTGTATGGCGGCTATTTTTCTGCCAATGCTTCTACCTTGCCATGGGCAGAAAAGACAGGAAACCTCACGATTCGTCCCGACTCGGTGGTAGAATCTATCTTGTATGACGAACAGAAAGGAAAAGCGATCGGTGTTCGTGTGATTGATCGCCATACCAACGAGGCGATTGAGTTTTATGCCAAAATCATTTTCCTCAATGCCTCTACGATCAATTCCAACGCGATTCTCCTTAATTCCAAATCGTCCAGATTTCCGAATGGACTCGGAAATGATAATGGATTGATGGGTAAATTCATCACTTGCCACAATTACCGAGGAAGTGGCTATGCTACTTTTGAAGGCTTTGCAGATAAATTTAACGACGGGCGAAATCCCGGTCACGCCTATGTGCCACGATTCCGGAATGTCTATCGTCAGGAGACGGATTTCTTGCGAGGATATGCGATTGGAATGTCTGCCAGTCGACAATTGGACGGCAATGGAGAACTTATCGGAAATGCGCTTAGAGATAAACTACTCAATCCCAAATATGGACTTTGGGGCATGGCAGCCTGGATGCAAGGTGAAATGGTGCCTGATGAATCCAATCACATGCGGCTTTCTCCAGGTGAAAAAGATAAATATGGGATTCCTAAAATCATCATGTCTGTAGAATGGAAAGACAATGACGATAAGATGACCCGAGACTTTGTGGAGCAGCAGTCTGAAATGTACGAGCGGATGGGATTTAAAAATATCAATGTCGTCGATCGAGGTTCACCTCCAGGTTCTGATATTCATGAAATGGGAGGTGTCCGTATGGGCAATGATCCCAAGACCTCCTTGCTCAACAAGTACAATCAGCTTCATACCTGTCCAAATGTTTTCGTGACGGATGGGGCATGCATGACTAGTGCCAGTACCCAAAATCCAACCTTGACCTTTATGACCCTCACTGCCCGAGCTGCTAATTATGCCGTGGAGGAGTTGAATAAATTGAATTTATAA
- a CDS encoding sugar phosphate isomerase/epimerase family protein, which translates to MKNILTLLILSLAWIITPSETKAQKKGDPMLQVPLGFASYTFRNQWKKGVPEALDIIQQMGFTEFEGGAPQGVSVEDFKKMLADRGISLPSTGTGFEQLESDPQAVADRAKALGAKYVMCAWIPHQRGQFSKADADRAIKAFNEGGKVLKDNGIIFKYHVHGYEFQPYGKGTLFDYLVENTDPDYVSLQMDVMWTHFGGGDPAALLKKYGKRWVSLHLKDFRKGAPKDMTGLTGPENDVPLGQGELDFPAILREANKIAIKHMFIEDEGDHELEALPKSIAYLKSLRY; encoded by the coding sequence ATGAAAAATATCCTAACCCTCCTGATTTTATCCTTGGCTTGGATCATAACCCCTTCTGAAACTAAAGCTCAGAAAAAAGGTGATCCAATGCTTCAGGTTCCCCTTGGCTTTGCTTCTTACACGTTCCGAAATCAATGGAAAAAGGGTGTTCCAGAAGCGTTAGACATTATCCAGCAAATGGGTTTTACGGAATTTGAAGGCGGGGCACCTCAGGGGGTAAGCGTTGAGGATTTTAAGAAAATGCTGGCAGATCGTGGAATTTCATTGCCTTCTACCGGGACAGGTTTCGAGCAATTAGAGTCCGATCCTCAGGCGGTTGCTGATCGTGCCAAAGCACTAGGGGCGAAGTATGTCATGTGTGCCTGGATTCCTCATCAGCGCGGGCAGTTTTCCAAAGCAGATGCCGATCGCGCGATCAAGGCCTTTAATGAAGGAGGAAAAGTTTTGAAGGATAATGGAATTATCTTCAAATACCATGTTCATGGGTATGAGTTTCAGCCTTATGGCAAAGGGACTTTGTTTGACTACCTAGTAGAAAACACCGATCCAGATTATGTCTCCTTGCAAATGGATGTGATGTGGACACATTTTGGAGGAGGCGATCCCGCGGCACTATTGAAAAAATATGGAAAGCGATGGGTTTCGCTTCACCTGAAGGATTTCCGAAAAGGAGCTCCTAAAGACATGACGGGCTTGACTGGGCCTGAAAATGATGTACCCCTAGGTCAAGGAGAATTGGATTTTCCTGCCATCCTTCGAGAAGCCAATAAAATCGCAATTAAGCATATGTTTATCGAGGATGAAGGTGACCACGAATTGGAAGCTTTGCCAAAAAGCATCGCTTACTTAAAGAGCCTGAGGTATTGA
- a CDS encoding sulfatase, whose product MNKLVKFLTISFLIGSSFGGFAQEKQKLNVILIHVDDLGATDLGVFGSDFYETPNLDQLAKEGMRFTQSYAAASICSPSRAALMTGKYPARVGITDWIRAKFQGFSTSGLPGEYEDFADKPLKTPKIQGFLPLEEQTIPERLKPLGYTSLHVGKWHLGEEGMHPEDQGFDLNIGGNDLGQPPSYFDPYLPQTPREFYQIKNLPPRKAGEFLTDRESDEIIGFLKNNSEKPFFVHWAPYAVHTPIMGPEDLVEKYKSKTPGQQKNPVYAALIENLDSNVGKLLDYLNQTGLREKTLVIFTSDNGGLIGNKTNPVTWNIGLREYKGYPYEGGIRIPTLVSLPGQVVSNVSSSVPTISMDWISTILDALGENPNQPGFEGSSLWPVLKGEKGELDRDLFWHFPHYREPDVTPHSIVRSGDFKMIYYFEDGSTELFDLKKDPMEEKNLAKEMPEQVVQLKAKIEMWWKETGARLPMKK is encoded by the coding sequence ATGAATAAGCTTGTTAAGTTTCTGACAATCAGTTTTTTGATCGGAAGTTCTTTTGGAGGGTTTGCTCAAGAAAAGCAGAAATTAAATGTCATTTTGATCCATGTCGATGACCTTGGAGCAACTGATTTGGGGGTCTTTGGAAGTGATTTTTACGAAACTCCAAATTTGGATCAATTGGCAAAAGAGGGGATGCGATTTACCCAATCCTATGCCGCAGCATCTATTTGCTCCCCTTCCCGAGCGGCTTTGATGACAGGAAAATATCCGGCAAGAGTAGGAATTACCGATTGGATCCGGGCAAAATTTCAAGGGTTTTCCACTTCTGGTTTGCCAGGGGAATATGAGGATTTTGCAGATAAACCATTGAAAACTCCAAAAATTCAGGGGTTTCTTCCCTTGGAAGAACAGACCATCCCCGAACGGTTGAAGCCTTTGGGTTATACCAGTCTCCACGTAGGGAAATGGCATTTAGGGGAAGAAGGTATGCATCCCGAAGATCAAGGGTTTGACCTCAATATCGGAGGGAATGATTTGGGACAGCCGCCCAGCTATTTTGACCCTTACCTACCTCAAACACCAAGAGAATTTTACCAGATCAAAAATTTGCCTCCTCGAAAAGCCGGTGAATTCTTAACAGATCGAGAATCAGACGAGATCATCGGGTTTTTGAAGAACAATTCAGAAAAGCCATTTTTTGTCCATTGGGCACCTTATGCGGTGCATACTCCGATCATGGGGCCAGAGGATTTGGTGGAGAAATACAAAAGTAAGACTCCCGGTCAGCAAAAAAATCCAGTGTACGCGGCACTGATTGAAAACTTGGATAGTAATGTCGGTAAGCTACTTGACTACCTCAATCAAACTGGATTAAGGGAAAAAACCTTGGTGATTTTCACTTCGGACAATGGAGGCCTGATCGGAAACAAAACTAATCCTGTGACCTGGAACATAGGCCTTAGAGAATATAAAGGATATCCGTATGAGGGGGGGATTCGAATTCCCACCCTAGTTAGTTTGCCCGGTCAAGTGGTTTCTAATGTATCCTCTTCTGTACCGACCATTTCGATGGATTGGATTTCCACGATCTTGGATGCCTTGGGCGAAAATCCCAACCAGCCCGGGTTTGAGGGAAGTAGTCTTTGGCCTGTTTTGAAGGGTGAGAAAGGGGAGTTGGACAGAGATTTATTTTGGCATTTTCCGCACTATCGTGAGCCGGATGTGACTCCGCATTCTATCGTAAGGTCGGGGGATTTCAAAATGATTTACTATTTCGAGGATGGAAGTACTGAGCTTTTTGACCTGAAAAAAGATCCCATGGAAGAAAAGAATTTAGCTAAAGAGATGCCTGAGCAAGTTGTCCAATTAAAGGCCAAGATTGAAATGTGGTGGAAGGAAACTGGGGCTAGATTGCCTATGAAAAAATAA
- a CDS encoding response regulator transcription factor: MSKINVLLAEDELALGMIIQESLESRDFKVRLCADGQKAWESYQGQKPDVLVLDVMMPKKDGFSLAAEIRKIDPHTPIIFLTSKSQTEDVVKGFGLGANDYVRKPFSMEELIVRIKAHLDKIRVRQSQSDWITLGKYEFHPTRQLLKLGEIETPLTARESQLLQMLLENANDITDRTLILNQIWGSDDFFNARSMDVFITKIRKKLQDDPAIKILNVRGYGFKLVC, encoded by the coding sequence ATGAGCAAAATCAATGTACTGTTGGCCGAAGACGAATTGGCACTTGGAATGATTATTCAGGAAAGTCTGGAGAGCCGGGATTTCAAAGTAAGACTTTGCGCAGACGGACAAAAAGCCTGGGAGAGTTATCAAGGTCAAAAGCCTGATGTGCTGGTTTTGGATGTGATGATGCCGAAGAAAGATGGGTTTTCGCTCGCTGCCGAAATTCGAAAAATCGATCCCCATACTCCAATTATATTCTTGACTTCGAAAAGTCAGACCGAAGATGTGGTGAAAGGCTTTGGCTTGGGGGCCAATGATTACGTTCGTAAACCTTTCAGCATGGAGGAATTGATCGTGCGAATCAAAGCTCATTTGGATAAAATTCGAGTTCGGCAAAGTCAAAGCGATTGGATTACCTTAGGCAAGTATGAATTTCACCCCACCCGTCAGTTGCTAAAATTGGGTGAGATAGAAACTCCCCTTACGGCGAGAGAAAGTCAGCTTTTGCAAATGCTTTTGGAAAACGCCAATGACATTACCGATCGGACACTGATTCTAAATCAAATCTGGGGTTCGGACGACTTTTTCAACGCCCGAAGCATGGATGTATTTATCACCAAGATCCGCAAAAAACTCCAAGACGACCCGGCGATTAAAATATTGAATGTGCGTGGATATGGGTTTAAGCTGGTTTGCTGA